A window of Gemmatimonadales bacterium genomic DNA:
CGACGTCCGCTTCGACGCCGAGAAGGACCTCGACGCCTCCACCCGCCACGCGGCGATCGTCAGGACCGGCGACTCGTACCTCCTGCGCGACCTCGGCAGCCGCAACGGGACTTTCGTGAACGGCGAGAAGATCGAGGGCGACCGCACCCTGGTCGACGGTGACAAGCTGCGCTTCGGTGTGCACGGCCCCGAGGTCGAGTTCAACGTGCAGCGCGAGCAGGAGGAAGTGATAATGGCCGCGGTGCACGCGCCGGCGCCGGCCCCGCGCGAGACGCGCGACCCCGCGGTCGCACCACCCCCGCCACCCCCGGCCAGCCACAGCCCCGCGACCGACGCACCGCAGGGGGCTGCACCGCCCTCCGGGCCGTCGAAGACGTCGGTTCTGCGCGCCGAAGTCCGCGCCCAGGCCTTGCGCGTCCGGGCGATGACGATCGTGCTCTTCATCGTGATGGTCGGTGCGGCGGCGATCCTGCTCTGGCAGGGCCGGACGGCGCAGCAGCAGATGGCCGCGTCCGACACGACGATCTCCGCGCTGCGCGGCCAGATCCAGACACTGCTCACCGCGAAGGCCGACGCCGATTCCCTGGTGGCCCGCCTGCGGCGGGACCTCGGGCGCGAGACCGACCCGTCCCGCCGGCGGGTGCTCCAGCAGCGGTTCGACAGCGCGCGCACGCGACAGACCAACATCACCGCGGCGCAGGGCGTGGACTACAACGCTATCATGCGCGCGAACCAGAGCGCCATCGCCGTCATATACGTCCGCTTCGCCGACACGATGCAGATGGACCAGGGGACGGCGTTCTCGGTCTCGACGAGCGGCGTGATGATCACCAACCGCCACGTGGTGATGAACGAGGCGGGCGAACGCCCGCGCGACATCGCCATCCAGTTCTCCGGGTCCGCTGAGGTGCTGCCCGCGCGTCTGGTGCGGGTCGCCCCCGACGCCGACCTCGCGGTGATCCAGCTCGAGTCGCGGGGCCCATTCCCCGCGGTGGCGGGGCTCGCGGACGGCGCGGGGGACGTAGCCGAGGGGGCGCCCGTCGCCCTGGTCGGCTTCCCCGGCGGCGGCGGCGAGCCGGGCGCCGTACCGCGCGCCAAGCTCGTGACCGGCAGCGTGAGCCGCGTCCTCCCCGACTCGATGCTCGAGCTCGATGCCTACAGCGGGCAAGGCGCGAGCGGCAGCCCCATCTTCGATCGCAACGGCCGAGTGATCGGCGTGGAGTTCGGCGGCATCGGCGGGCGGATCATCCGCGGCCTGCCCATCCGGCGCGCCCGGCCGCTGCTTCCCTCCTGAGGAGGTTCCCATGAGACTCACTGTCCGACCCGCGCTCGTCGCGGGCGCGCTCGCCGCCTTCGCCGCGGCCGCGTGCAACGACGTGCCGTTCGCCCCCAGGTGGGACGCCGACTGGTACGTCCCGCTGGCCTCGCGGAAGATCGAGCTCCTGGGCCCGTTCCCCCCGGTTGTACCGGCGGGCACCAGCGCCAACGTGAGCTTCCCCGCGCAGCCGCAGAAGCTCGACGCCTCCATCGGCGCCATCCTGCAGCGGGACCTGGATTCGGCCTTGCTCGTCATGACGCTGGCCAAGTCGGTGGCGATCTCGGCTCTCGACACGCTCTTCGTGGCGTCGAGCCTCGCCAACCTCACCAACGGCGCCGCCTCGACGATCGTCTTCCCCATGACCCTCCTGACAAGCGACACGCGCGTCGAGGACACGCTGGTCGTGAACGCCGCCGGCCTCGGCATGATCCAGACCGTCGCGGCGGCACAGGACCCGCTGTTCATCCAGGTCCGCGGCCGGGCGACGTACCCCGGGCC
This region includes:
- a CDS encoding trypsin-like peptidase domain-containing protein, translating into MKCEIRIVSGARAGQHDVFDKSYIGIGRHPLSDVRFDAEKDLDASTRHAAIVRTGDSYLLRDLGSRNGTFVNGEKIEGDRTLVDGDKLRFGVHGPEVEFNVQREQEEVIMAAVHAPAPAPRETRDPAVAPPPPPPASHSPATDAPQGAAPPSGPSKTSVLRAEVRAQALRVRAMTIVLFIVMVGAAAILLWQGRTAQQQMAASDTTISALRGQIQTLLTAKADADSLVARLRRDLGRETDPSRRRVLQQRFDSARTRQTNITAAQGVDYNAIMRANQSAIAVIYVRFADTMQMDQGTAFSVSTSGVMITNRHVVMNEAGERPRDIAIQFSGSAEVLPARLVRVAPDADLAVIQLESRGPFPAVAGLADGAGDVAEGAPVALVGFPGGGGEPGAVPRAKLVTGSVSRVLPDSMLELDAYSGQGASGSPIFDRNGRVIGVEFGGIGGRIIRGLPIRRARPLLPS